From a single Shumkonia mesophila genomic region:
- a CDS encoding cytochrome ubiquinol oxidase subunit I, producing the protein MFDLDVVELSRLQFALTALYHFLFVPLTLGLSLIVAIMESVYVMTGRPVWRDMTKFWGLLFGINFAMGVATGITMEFQFGTNWAYYSQYVGDIFGVPLAVEGLMAFFLEATFVGLFFFGWDKLSKLGHLTVTWLVAIGSNLSALWILIANAWMQNPVGAHFNYQTMRMELTDFYDVFFNPVAQSKFVHTVGAGYVTGAIFVMAISAFYVLRGRDLAFAKRSMTVAASFGLASALSVVVLGDESGYTATEHQKMKIAAIEGMWETEEAPAAFTVFGLPDREARTTHYEVKIPWMLGLIATRSISKEVPGINELVQRAEGKVRTGIMAYTALRELRADPNNTQARDLLEATSDTLGYGLLLKRHAEDPAKATDEQIRAAAWDTVPNVAPLFWSFRIMVGLGFYFIAFFAFAFYLSARRRLDRYRWYLKLAVLSLPLPWISSELGWIVAEYGRQPWAIEGVLPTFAGVSGVSAGMVSLSLVGFIVFYSALAVVDVFLMVKYARIGPYGEHPTSKPELAA; encoded by the coding sequence ATGTTTGACCTCGACGTGGTCGAGTTGTCGCGCCTGCAGTTCGCGCTGACCGCCCTTTACCACTTCCTGTTCGTGCCGCTGACGCTGGGGCTCAGCCTCATCGTCGCCATCATGGAAAGCGTCTATGTGATGACCGGGCGCCCCGTCTGGCGCGACATGACCAAGTTCTGGGGCCTGCTGTTCGGCATCAATTTCGCCATGGGGGTGGCCACCGGCATCACCATGGAATTCCAGTTCGGCACCAACTGGGCCTACTACTCGCAGTACGTCGGCGACATCTTCGGCGTGCCGCTGGCCGTCGAGGGGCTGATGGCGTTTTTCCTGGAGGCCACCTTCGTCGGGCTTTTCTTCTTCGGCTGGGACAAACTCTCGAAGCTTGGGCACCTGACCGTGACCTGGCTGGTCGCTATCGGCTCCAACCTCTCGGCGCTGTGGATTCTCATCGCCAACGCCTGGATGCAGAATCCGGTGGGGGCGCATTTCAACTACCAGACCATGCGCATGGAGCTGACCGACTTCTACGACGTCTTCTTCAACCCGGTGGCGCAGTCGAAATTCGTCCACACGGTGGGTGCCGGCTACGTGACGGGCGCCATCTTCGTGATGGCGATCAGCGCCTTCTACGTCCTGCGCGGGCGCGACCTGGCCTTCGCCAAGCGCTCGATGACGGTGGCCGCCAGCTTCGGCCTGGCCTCGGCGCTTTCCGTCGTCGTCCTGGGCGACGAGAGCGGCTACACAGCGACCGAGCACCAGAAGATGAAGATCGCCGCCATCGAGGGCATGTGGGAAACCGAGGAGGCGCCGGCGGCCTTCACCGTCTTCGGCCTGCCCGACCGCGAGGCCCGCACCACCCATTACGAGGTCAAGATCCCCTGGATGCTGGGGCTGATTGCGACGCGCTCGATCAGCAAGGAGGTTCCCGGCATCAACGAACTGGTGCAGAGGGCCGAAGGCAAGGTGCGCACCGGCATCATGGCCTATACCGCCCTGCGCGAACTCAGGGCCGATCCGAACAACACTCAGGCTCGCGACCTTCTCGAAGCTACTTCGGATACCCTGGGATACGGCCTGCTGCTCAAGCGCCACGCCGAAGACCCGGCGAAGGCCACCGACGAACAGATCCGGGCGGCGGCGTGGGACACGGTGCCCAATGTGGCGCCGCTGTTCTGGTCGTTCCGGATCATGGTGGGCTTGGGCTTCTACTTCATCGCCTTCTTCGCCTTCGCCTTTTACCTGTCGGCGCGGCGGCGGCTCGACCGTTACCGCTGGTACCTCAAGCTCGCCGTCCTCAGCCTGCCGCTGCCGTGGATTTCCTCGGAACTCGGCTGGATCGTCGCCGAGTACGGGCGCCAGCCGTGGGCGATCGAGGGCGTGCTGCCGACCTTCGCCGGGGTTTCCGGGGTATCGGCCGGCATGGTGTCGCTGAGCCTCGTCGGCTTCATCGTGTTCTATTCGGCGCTGGCCGTCGTCGACGTCTTCCTGATGGTCAAGTACGCGCGCATCGGGCCCTACGGCGAGCATCCGACGTCCAAGCCCGAGTTGGCGGCATAG
- a CDS encoding tripartite tricarboxylate transporter substrate binding protein: protein MTSFKKITITAAAAVLAATFALAVPAAAEFPDKPVSYIIPFKPGGESDVTARFQQPFFKKMFGQDLVISYKDGGGGAVAWAQINGMAGNGYVVMGTNLPHIVLQPAQKDVGYKTEELVNIHMFHYTPSAIVVKDDSEFKTLKDFIDYAKANPGKITMSGTGKGTTSHLVSVTFDKMAGVKTTYVAFSGTAPAATALLGGQVSAQWGYPTVPAQYPGTRMLAVAMDKRHSGFPNVPTFKELGFDLVDGTYRGIAVPKSTPEPVRKKLGEMFEAINHDPAFIKQMEDAGFAMLNAPYGPELDKFMAKARKDILTSAKEAGILQ, encoded by the coding sequence ATGACGTCTTTCAAGAAAATCACAATAACGGCGGCGGCCGCGGTACTCGCCGCAACTTTCGCGCTGGCAGTTCCCGCTGCGGCGGAATTCCCGGACAAGCCGGTGAGCTACATCATCCCCTTCAAGCCTGGTGGCGAATCCGACGTCACGGCCCGCTTCCAGCAGCCATTCTTCAAAAAGATGTTCGGCCAGGACCTGGTGATTTCCTACAAGGACGGCGGCGGCGGCGCGGTGGCCTGGGCCCAGATCAACGGCATGGCCGGCAATGGCTACGTCGTCATGGGCACCAATCTGCCCCACATCGTCCTGCAGCCGGCGCAGAAGGATGTCGGATACAAGACCGAGGAGTTGGTCAACATCCACATGTTCCACTACACGCCGAGCGCCATCGTGGTGAAGGACGACAGCGAGTTCAAGACGCTCAAGGACTTCATCGACTACGCCAAGGCCAATCCCGGCAAGATCACCATGTCGGGCACCGGCAAGGGCACCACCTCCCATCTCGTCTCCGTCACCTTCGACAAGATGGCAGGCGTCAAGACCACTTATGTGGCGTTCTCCGGCACTGCACCGGCGGCAACCGCGCTGCTCGGCGGACAGGTCTCGGCCCAGTGGGGATACCCCACTGTCCCCGCCCAGTATCCCGGCACCCGCATGCTGGCGGTGGCCATGGACAAGCGCCATTCCGGCTTCCCCAACGTGCCGACCTTCAAGGAACTGGGTTTCGACCTGGTCGACGGCACCTATCGCGGCATCGCCGTGCCGAAATCGACGCCCGAGCCCGTCCGCAAGAAGCTGGGTGAGATGTTCGAGGCCATCAACCATGATCCGGCCTTTATCAAGCAGATGGAAGACGCCGGCTTCGCCATGCTCAACGCCCCCTACGGCCCCGAGCTGGACAAGTTCATGGCCAAGGCCAGGAAGGACATCCTGACCTCGGCCAAGGAGGCCGGCATCCTTCAGTAG
- a CDS encoding DUF6969 family protein: MRDVTDHPRDRLERMAEAGLDILECYRVLGKSDANVVGEILRGQDTFYEWDHYPKGDVYDWETHAQYYYHAHPVEEREGEHGHFHCFLRPKGMPAGMKPAAGAAPSGDPDDSPCHLVAISMDRAGYPVRLFTTNRWVTGETWYAAPDVARLLDRFRMDLAYPSWPVNIWITAMVQLFLPQIETLLVQRDAAIADWQDRHPGTDVFEHRALEVTSMIDISVEDQIAAVNAALKAAAA, from the coding sequence ATGCGCGATGTGACCGACCATCCCCGCGACCGGCTTGAACGGATGGCCGAAGCCGGCCTTGATATCCTCGAATGCTATCGGGTGCTGGGCAAGTCCGACGCCAACGTGGTGGGCGAGATCCTGCGCGGCCAGGACACCTTCTACGAATGGGACCACTACCCGAAGGGCGACGTCTACGACTGGGAAACCCACGCCCAGTACTACTATCACGCCCACCCTGTCGAAGAGCGGGAGGGCGAGCACGGCCATTTTCACTGCTTCCTGCGCCCCAAGGGCATGCCGGCGGGGATGAAGCCGGCCGCCGGCGCCGCGCCGTCCGGCGACCCCGACGACTCGCCTTGCCATCTGGTGGCGATTTCCATGGACCGGGCCGGCTATCCCGTCCGGCTGTTCACAACCAACCGCTGGGTCACCGGCGAAACCTGGTACGCCGCCCCCGACGTCGCCCGCCTGCTCGACCGCTTCCGCATGGACCTCGCCTATCCGTCGTGGCCGGTCAACATCTGGATCACCGCCATGGTGCAACTGTTCCTGCCGCAGATCGAGACGCTGCTCGTCCAGCGCGACGCCGCCATCGCCGACTGGCAGGACCGCCACCCCGGCACCGACGTCTTCGAGCACCGGGCACTGGAAGTCACCTCGATGATCGATATCTCGGTCGAGGACCAGATCGCGGCGGTGAACGCCGCCCTCAAGGCCGCCGCCGCCTGA
- the cydP gene encoding cytochrome oxidase putative small subunit CydP, translated as MRLRHPLAREIAVVLVVKVLALAALYIAFFGPAHRPEVTPETMERAILGAASPVVPAGPSPTLFCHSTDSRRTVHHV; from the coding sequence ATGCGGTTGCGCCACCCGCTGGCGCGCGAGATTGCGGTCGTGCTGGTCGTCAAGGTGCTGGCGCTGGCTGCCCTCTACATTGCCTTTTTCGGCCCGGCCCATCGCCCAGAGGTGACTCCCGAAACGATGGAGCGGGCCATCCTCGGTGCCGCTTCCCCCGTCGTCCCCGCCGGCCCGTCGCCGACCCTGTTCTGCCATTCGACCGATTCGCGGAGGACCGTCCATCATGTTTGA
- a CDS encoding FAD-linked oxidase C-terminal domain-containing protein translates to MKMPIPDSTVIAKRDEIIAAIKAIVPGDGVIVDEDALRVYECDGLTAYHQLPLIVVLPETVGQVSKILKYCHDAGVKVVPRGAGTSLSGGALPVADGITLAMGKFNKILEIDWDNRCVVTQPGVTNLALTGAVQHKGFYYAPDPSSQIACSIGGNVAENAGGVHCLKYGLTTNNLLGVEMVLMNGEVVRLGGRHMDSEAYDLLGIATGSEGLLGVITEVTVRILQKPEIARALLIGFPSNESAGDCVAAIISAGIIPGGMEMMDRLATKASEDFVHAGYPLDVEAILIVELDGPGAEVAHLIERVRSIAEDCGAVSVRVSESEAERLKFWAGRKAAFPAVGRLAPDYYCMDGTIPRHRLAEVLSAIRQMTGRYGLDVANVFHAGDGNLHPLILYDANNPGELEKAEAFGADILTLCVEVGGVLTGEHGVGVEKRDLMGTMFDEADLAHQERLKCAFDPGGLLNPGKVFPTLHNCAELGRVHVKGGQTRFPDIPRF, encoded by the coding sequence ATGAAGATGCCCATCCCCGATTCCACCGTCATCGCCAAGCGCGACGAGATCATCGCGGCGATCAAGGCGATCGTGCCGGGCGATGGCGTGATCGTGGATGAGGACGCGCTGCGCGTCTATGAATGCGACGGGCTGACCGCGTATCACCAGTTGCCCCTCATCGTGGTACTGCCCGAGACCGTCGGCCAAGTCTCGAAGATCCTCAAATACTGCCACGATGCCGGGGTCAAGGTGGTGCCGCGCGGGGCTGGCACCTCGCTTTCCGGCGGCGCCCTGCCGGTGGCCGACGGCATCACGCTGGCCATGGGCAAGTTCAACAAGATCCTCGAGATCGACTGGGACAACCGCTGCGTCGTCACCCAGCCCGGCGTCACCAACCTGGCCCTGACCGGCGCCGTGCAGCACAAGGGCTTCTACTACGCGCCCGATCCGTCCAGCCAGATTGCCTGTTCGATCGGCGGCAACGTCGCCGAGAATGCCGGCGGCGTGCATTGCCTGAAGTACGGGTTGACCACCAACAACCTGCTCGGCGTCGAGATGGTGCTGATGAACGGCGAAGTGGTCCGCCTGGGCGGCCGCCACATGGACTCCGAGGCGTACGACCTGCTGGGCATCGCTACCGGCTCGGAGGGCCTCCTGGGCGTCATCACCGAAGTCACGGTGCGCATCCTCCAGAAGCCGGAAATCGCCCGCGCGCTGCTCATCGGCTTTCCCTCCAACGAATCGGCCGGCGACTGCGTCGCCGCCATCATCTCGGCCGGCATCATCCCTGGCGGCATGGAGATGATGGACCGCCTGGCCACCAAGGCCAGTGAGGATTTCGTCCATGCCGGCTATCCGCTCGACGTCGAGGCCATTCTGATCGTCGAACTGGACGGCCCGGGGGCCGAGGTCGCCCACCTGATCGAGCGCGTGCGCTCCATCGCCGAGGACTGCGGCGCCGTCTCCGTCAGGGTCAGCGAGAGCGAGGCCGAGCGGCTGAAATTCTGGGCCGGCCGCAAGGCGGCCTTCCCGGCGGTGGGCCGCCTGGCCCCCGACTACTACTGTATGGATGGCACCATCCCGCGCCACCGGCTGGCCGAGGTGCTGTCCGCCATCCGCCAGATGACCGGCCGCTATGGGCTCGACGTCGCCAATGTCTTTCACGCCGGTGACGGCAACCTGCACCCGCTGATTCTCTACGACGCCAACAATCCCGGCGAGTTGGAGAAAGCCGAAGCCTTCGGCGCCGACATCCTGACCTTGTGCGTCGAGGTGGGCGGCGTCCTGACCGGTGAGCACGGGGTGGGGGTCGAGAAGCGCGACCTGATGGGCACCATGTTCGACGAGGCCGACCTCGCCCACCAGGAACGCTTGAAGTGCGCCTTCGACCCGGGCGGCCTGCTCAATCCTGGCAAGGTCTTCCCGACGCTGCACAACTGCGCCGAGTTGGGCCGCGTCCACGTCAAGGGCGGCCAGACCCGATTCCCGGACATCCCGAGGTTCTAG
- a CDS encoding YeeE/YedE family protein, with translation MNTLVQALRLRPSAIGVGADARTVAVAAGGLLVGALLLLRGVSGQMAALLLIGGALGLVLYHAAFGFTSAWRVFIADRQGAGLRAQMLMLAVATLLFLPVLATGSLFGQPVAGAVAPVGVSLLVGAFMFGAGMQLGGGCASGTLFTAGGGNTRMWITLAAFIAGSVIATAHVPWWFEQPALPTISLLDTFGLEGAIALQLAAFAAIAGLTVVLERRRHGRLLPEGQTDRRGLARLIAGPWPLVWGALALAGLNFLTLGVAGHPWGITYGLTLWGAKIASGLGVDVAAWEFWTWPFHKNALAGSVFANTTSVMNFGIVAGALLAAGLAGRFAPSAPWRLPVRSVLAAIIGGLLMGYGARLAFGCNIGAYFSGIASASLHGWVWFVAAMAGSVLGTRLRPLFGLAVERARLTGC, from the coding sequence ATGAACACGCTTGTTCAGGCCTTGAGGTTGCGCCCGTCGGCGATCGGCGTCGGCGCCGACGCGCGGACGGTGGCGGTCGCCGCCGGCGGCCTGCTGGTGGGGGCTCTTCTCTTACTGCGGGGCGTTTCCGGGCAAATGGCCGCCCTCCTTCTGATCGGCGGCGCGCTCGGCCTCGTTCTCTATCATGCCGCCTTCGGCTTCACTTCGGCGTGGCGCGTCTTCATCGCCGACCGCCAGGGCGCCGGCCTCAGGGCCCAGATGCTGATGCTGGCGGTGGCCACCCTATTGTTCCTGCCGGTCCTGGCGACCGGCAGCCTGTTCGGCCAGCCGGTGGCCGGCGCCGTGGCCCCGGTCGGGGTGTCGCTGCTGGTCGGCGCCTTTATGTTCGGCGCCGGCATGCAACTGGGTGGCGGCTGCGCTTCGGGCACGCTCTTCACGGCCGGCGGCGGCAACACCCGCATGTGGATCACGCTCGCCGCCTTCATCGCCGGCTCGGTGATCGCCACCGCGCACGTGCCGTGGTGGTTCGAACAGCCGGCGCTGCCGACGATCTCGCTGCTGGACACCTTTGGGCTCGAAGGTGCCATCGCCCTGCAGCTGGCGGCCTTCGCCGCCATCGCCGGGCTGACCGTGGTATTGGAGCGCCGCCGTCACGGGCGGCTTCTCCCCGAGGGGCAGACGGATCGCCGCGGCCTGGCACGCCTGATCGCTGGGCCGTGGCCCCTGGTGTGGGGGGCGCTTGCCCTGGCCGGGCTCAATTTCCTGACCCTGGGTGTGGCCGGCCATCCGTGGGGCATCACCTACGGGCTGACCCTGTGGGGCGCCAAGATTGCCTCGGGGCTGGGTGTCGACGTCGCCGCATGGGAATTCTGGACCTGGCCGTTCCACAAGAACGCCCTGGCCGGCAGCGTATTTGCCAACACCACTTCGGTGATGAACTTCGGGATCGTCGCCGGCGCCCTGCTGGCGGCCGGCCTGGCCGGACGCTTCGCGCCCTCGGCCCCGTGGCGGCTGCCCGTACGCTCGGTATTGGCCGCCATCATCGGCGGCCTGCTGATGGGCTATGGGGCGAGGCTCGCCTTCGGGTGCAACATCGGCGCCTATTTCAGCGGCATCGCCTCGGCCAGCCTGCACGGCTGGGTGTGGTTCGTGGCGGCGATGGCGGGATCGGTGCTGGGCACCCGGCTTCGGCCCCTATTCGGGCTTGCCGTCGAACGGGCCCGCCTGACCGGCTGCTGA
- a CDS encoding sulfurtransferase has protein sequence MDRRLIGAFLAWVVLGVSAASAAPLVDAAWLQASLKTPNLVVLDIRNKIDGGSREVFEAGHIPGAVYSDYGTGGWRTAQNGVPGMLPPLPDLEKLIGGLGIGNGSHVVIVPGGVSALDYGSATRVYWTFKVLGHDAVSILDGGYKGWTADPARPVEKGAASPRAVAFKADFRPELLASKDDVKKALDGSAALVDNRPAEQFAGQAKTDVVARAGTIPGAVSIPQDEFFDSPSGRFAGLGRLAELWKTKKVSGETEQITFCNTGHWASLGWFASHELLGNTKTRLYDGSMSEWAGQADLPVEKGSGS, from the coding sequence ATGGACAGGCGATTGATCGGTGCGTTTTTGGCGTGGGTGGTTCTTGGAGTGTCGGCGGCGTCGGCCGCGCCGCTGGTCGATGCGGCGTGGCTGCAGGCCAGCCTCAAGACCCCCAACCTGGTGGTCCTCGACATCCGCAACAAGATCGACGGCGGCTCGCGCGAGGTTTTCGAGGCCGGCCACATCCCCGGCGCCGTCTACAGCGATTACGGCACGGGCGGCTGGCGCACCGCGCAAAACGGCGTGCCCGGCATGCTGCCACCTCTGCCCGATCTGGAAAAGCTGATCGGCGGGCTGGGCATCGGCAACGGCTCGCACGTCGTCATCGTGCCGGGCGGGGTCAGCGCGCTCGATTACGGCAGCGCCACCCGGGTCTACTGGACCTTCAAGGTGCTGGGTCACGACGCCGTCTCCATTCTCGACGGCGGGTACAAGGGCTGGACCGCCGATCCGGCGCGTCCCGTGGAAAAGGGTGCCGCCTCGCCCCGGGCGGTGGCATTCAAAGCCGATTTCAGGCCCGAGCTGCTGGCCAGCAAGGACGACGTCAAGAAGGCCCTCGATGGCTCGGCTGCCCTGGTCGACAACCGCCCGGCCGAGCAGTTCGCGGGCCAGGCCAAGACCGACGTCGTGGCGCGGGCCGGCACCATCCCCGGCGCCGTCAGCATTCCGCAGGACGAGTTCTTCGACTCGCCCAGCGGCCGCTTTGCCGGGCTCGGCCGCTTGGCCGAGCTGTGGAAGACCAAGAAGGTCAGCGGCGAGACCGAGCAGATCACCTTCTGCAATACCGGCCATTGGGCGTCACTCGGCTGGTTCGCCTCGCACGAGCTGCTGGGCAACACCAAGACGCGCCTTTACGACGGTTCGATGAGCGAGTGGGCCGGACAGGCCGACCTGCCGGTCGAGAAGGGGTCGGGCTCGTGA
- the cydB gene encoding cytochrome d ubiquinol oxidase subunit II produces MTFLDYETLRVIWWVLLGVLLIGFAIMDGFDLGVAALLPVVGRTDTERRVLINCLGPVWEGNQVWFILGGGAIFAAWPPLYAVSFSGFYIAMFLVLVALILRPVGFKFRGKLPSPRWRNAWDGALTVGGFVPSLIFGVAVGNVLQGVPFAFDETLRVTYTGGFFDLLNPFALLCGVISVAMLVMHGGIFIALKTEGVIAARGAFAAMLAAPLMVALFVAAGAWIAYGIDGYAFAAASINDGPSNPLGKEVVVRTGGWLANYAAWPLTMVVPGLGIVGAVGAVLLLKMRRPGAAFVASAAGVAGVVGTVGVSMFPFLLPSSTDPGSSLTVWDSSSSHLTLFIMLVATLVFMPIILAYTSWVFRVLRGKVTAEYVEGNPSGTY; encoded by the coding sequence ATGACGTTCCTCGATTACGAAACGCTGCGCGTCATCTGGTGGGTGCTGCTGGGCGTGCTCTTGATCGGCTTTGCCATCATGGACGGCTTCGACCTCGGCGTGGCGGCGCTGCTGCCGGTGGTCGGGCGCACCGACACCGAACGGCGCGTGCTCATCAACTGCCTGGGCCCGGTGTGGGAGGGAAACCAGGTGTGGTTCATCCTGGGTGGCGGCGCCATCTTCGCCGCCTGGCCGCCGCTCTACGCGGTCAGCTTTTCGGGCTTCTACATTGCCATGTTCCTGGTGCTGGTGGCCCTCATCCTGCGCCCCGTCGGCTTCAAATTCCGGGGCAAGCTGCCGTCGCCCCGCTGGCGCAACGCCTGGGACGGCGCGCTCACCGTCGGGGGCTTCGTGCCATCTCTCATCTTCGGGGTGGCGGTGGGCAACGTACTGCAGGGGGTGCCGTTCGCCTTCGACGAGACGCTCAGGGTCACCTACACCGGCGGCTTCTTCGACTTGCTCAACCCGTTCGCCCTGCTTTGCGGGGTGATCAGCGTCGCCATGCTCGTCATGCACGGCGGCATTTTCATCGCGCTCAAGACCGAAGGGGTCATCGCGGCGCGCGGGGCGTTTGCGGCGATGCTGGCGGCACCGCTCATGGTGGCCCTCTTCGTCGCCGCCGGGGCGTGGATCGCCTATGGCATCGACGGCTACGCCTTCGCGGCGGCCTCGATCAACGACGGGCCCTCCAACCCCCTGGGCAAGGAGGTGGTGGTCAGGACCGGCGGCTGGCTCGCCAACTACGCCGCGTGGCCGTTGACGATGGTGGTGCCGGGCCTCGGCATCGTTGGCGCCGTCGGCGCCGTGCTGCTGCTGAAAATGCGCCGCCCGGGGGCGGCGTTCGTGGCCAGTGCTGCCGGCGTTGCCGGCGTCGTCGGCACGGTGGGCGTCAGCATGTTCCCGTTCCTGCTTCCGTCCAGTACCGACCCGGGCAGCAGCCTGACGGTGTGGGACTCGTCTTCCAGTCACCTCACCCTATTTATCATGCTGGTCGCGACGCTCGTTTTCATGCCGATCATCCTTGCCTACACGTCGTGGGTATTCCGGGTGTTGCGGGGCAAGGTGACGGCCGAATACGTCGAAGGCAACCCGAGCGGAACCTACTGA
- a CDS encoding EF-hand domain-containing protein, whose translation MISGTSSYFDGSAASLLAQLFQRMDTDGDAAVTESEFLSAMDGASSASTTAAEVFAGLDTDGDGTLSQLEFVSAAQQLDPADMAVLLSAQEDRFTPPEDLFAKMDANGDGAIDEEEFLAAAEEAGSGISDDQLKEVFTELDANGDGSVDEEEFAAAASEAAPPPQAGGASSEEEDEDYDSLDTNQDGVVSLAELLAAGIGTEGA comes from the coding sequence ATGATTTCCGGTACCAGTTCCTACTTCGATGGCTCGGCGGCTTCGTTGCTGGCGCAGCTTTTCCAACGGATGGACACCGACGGCGACGCCGCCGTGACCGAAAGCGAATTCCTGTCGGCGATGGACGGGGCGTCGAGCGCCTCGACGACGGCGGCGGAGGTGTTCGCCGGCCTCGACACCGACGGCGACGGCACCTTGAGTCAACTGGAATTCGTGTCGGCCGCGCAACAGCTCGACCCGGCGGACATGGCGGTGCTGCTGTCCGCCCAGGAGGATCGCTTCACACCGCCGGAAGACCTGTTCGCCAAAATGGATGCCAATGGTGACGGCGCCATCGACGAAGAGGAATTCCTGGCCGCCGCCGAGGAAGCGGGCAGCGGCATCTCGGACGACCAGCTGAAAGAAGTGTTTACCGAACTCGACGCCAACGGCGACGGGTCGGTCGACGAGGAGGAATTCGCAGCGGCCGCGAGCGAGGCCGCCCCGCCGCCCCAGGCCGGCGGCGCCTCGTCGGAAGAGGAGGACGAGGATTACGATTCGCTGGATACCAACCAGGACGGCGTCGTTTCCCTGGCCGAACTTCTGGCGGCAGGCATCGGTACGGAGGGGGCCTGA
- a CDS encoding thermonuclease family protein, with the protein MPCLPRLRLVLFLAVAPGWTMVAGGTGAADIEGRLEAGGSAAVIEVIDGDTLRLGDGRQVRLVGLQAPKLPLGRPGFVEWPLAETARQALAELTRGRTVRLAYGGARMDRYRRALAHLFVGADTWVQGEMLSRGLARVYTFPDNRALAAEMYAREEVARRQGRGIWGHPFYRLRTAETVKRDEGTFQIVEAGVLRAARVRDRVFLNFAQDWRDDFTVTIDADILASFVAAGLDPLALEGTQIRVRGWIKTWNGPLIEATHPEQIEVLSGR; encoded by the coding sequence ATGCCGTGCCTGCCCCGGCTGCGCCTGGTCCTGTTCCTGGCCGTCGCGCCGGGATGGACGATGGTGGCCGGCGGGACTGGCGCCGCCGACATCGAGGGGCGGCTGGAAGCGGGAGGTTCGGCCGCCGTCATCGAGGTGATCGACGGCGACACGCTGCGGCTGGGTGACGGCCGCCAGGTCCGTCTGGTCGGCCTCCAGGCGCCAAAATTACCCTTGGGCCGCCCCGGCTTCGTCGAATGGCCGCTGGCCGAAACCGCCCGCCAGGCACTTGCCGAACTGACCCGGGGGCGTACCGTGCGCCTCGCCTATGGCGGCGCCCGCATGGACCGCTACCGCCGCGCACTGGCCCATCTGTTCGTCGGCGCCGACACCTGGGTGCAGGGCGAGATGCTGAGCCGTGGCTTGGCCCGGGTCTACACCTTCCCCGACAACCGGGCGCTGGCCGCCGAGATGTACGCCCGCGAAGAGGTGGCGCGCCGCCAAGGGCGGGGAATCTGGGGCCATCCTTTCTATCGGCTGCGTACCGCCGAAACGGTCAAGCGCGACGAGGGAACCTTTCAGATCGTCGAGGCCGGCGTGCTGCGGGCGGCGCGCGTGCGCGACCGCGTGTTCCTCAACTTCGCCCAGGACTGGCGCGACGATTTCACGGTGACGATCGATGCCGACATCCTGGCGTCCTTCGTCGCCGCCGGGCTCGATCCGCTGGCGCTGGAGGGGACGCAAATCCGCGTGCGCGGCTGGATCAAGACCTGGAACGGCCCGCTGATCGAGGCGACCCACCCCGAGCAGATCGAGGTGCTGTCGGGGCGGTGA
- the cydX gene encoding cytochrome bd-I oxidase subunit CydX produces the protein MWYFAWVLGLGFIVVLAILNAMWMELDADDTGGK, from the coding sequence ATGTGGTATTTCGCGTGGGTTCTGGGACTGGGGTTCATCGTCGTGCTGGCCATCCTCAACGCCATGTGGATGGAACTCGACGCCGACGACACCGGCGGCAAATAA